The Streptococcus sp. S5 genome contains a region encoding:
- a CDS encoding bifunctional riboflavin kinase/FAD synthetase, which produces MNIRTITTANQIHLENETVLVLGYFDGLHLGHQELFKKARQIADEKGLKVALLTFPESPKLAFVRYQPELLLHLQSPEDRFQKLNELGVDELFLIDFTTDFASKTAKEFVDQFVTALRARVLIAGFDYSFGSDKKTASDLADYFDGQVEVISPVLDQGEKISSTRIRQAILEGRVHEAARLLGHPLSSRGIVVHGDARGRTIGYPTANLAPIDRTYLPSDGVYVVDVDFKGHTYRGMASVGKNVTFDGKELRFEVNLFDFTGDIYGHTLTIHWLDKIREMVKFDGIDQLVAQLEEDEAVSRNWTKRLGQKS; this is translated from the coding sequence ATGAATATTCGTACGATTACTACTGCTAACCAGATCCATTTGGAAAATGAGACAGTTTTGGTTCTGGGCTACTTTGATGGCCTGCATCTGGGGCATCAAGAACTCTTTAAAAAGGCGCGTCAGATAGCGGATGAAAAAGGCTTGAAGGTCGCTTTGTTAACATTCCCTGAATCTCCTAAGTTAGCCTTTGTTCGCTACCAACCAGAATTACTACTCCATTTGCAAAGTCCTGAGGATCGGTTCCAAAAATTAAACGAACTAGGAGTGGATGAGCTCTTCCTCATTGATTTTACGACCGATTTTGCTTCTAAAACAGCCAAAGAATTTGTTGATCAATTTGTCACAGCTTTGAGGGCCCGAGTTTTAATTGCTGGATTTGATTATAGTTTTGGCTCTGATAAGAAAACGGCCTCTGACTTAGCTGATTATTTTGATGGTCAAGTGGAAGTCATTTCTCCTGTATTGGATCAGGGTGAAAAGATTAGTTCGACCCGCATTCGTCAAGCTATCCTAGAAGGACGCGTCCACGAAGCTGCCCGTCTACTTGGTCACCCTTTATCCAGTCGAGGAATCGTTGTGCATGGGGATGCGCGTGGCCGCACCATTGGCTATCCTACAGCCAATCTAGCACCGATTGACCGGACCTATCTACCATCAGATGGGGTTTATGTAGTTGATGTCGATTTTAAAGGGCATACCTACCGTGGGATGGCTTCTGTCGGGAAAAATGTCACCTTTGATGGAAAAGAGCTTCGTTTCGAAGTCAATCTCTTTGATTTTACAGGAGATATCTACGGTCATACCCTGACCATTCATTGGTTAGATAAGATTCGAGAAATGGTCAAATTCGATGGAATCGATCAACTAGTGGCTCAACTAGAAGAAGATGAAGCAGTTTCACGAAACTGGACCAAGAGGCTGGGACAGAAGTCCTAG
- the truB gene encoding tRNA pseudouridine(55) synthase TruB, whose product MDGIINVKKEAGMTSHDVVFKLRKILGTKKIGHGGTLDPDVVGVLPIAVGKATRMVEFMQDEGKVYEGEITLGFSTTTEDASGEVVERTPVEAPLDAGEVDRMIAQMVGKMEQVPPMYSAVKVNGRKLYEYARAGEEVERPVRQVTIYEFTRTSEIGYEEGLARFRFRVKCSKGTYIRTLSVDLGQKLGYAAHMSHLTRTSAAGLSLEDALTLEEVAEKVAQGDLSFLHPLEIGTGDLEKVELTVEEVGEVQVGRFIPVESDSKELAAFYQGKLVAILEKREELYKPRKVFLTESVLQ is encoded by the coding sequence ATGGACGGAATTATCAATGTAAAAAAAGAAGCAGGCATGACCTCACATGATGTGGTCTTTAAACTGCGAAAAATTTTAGGAACTAAGAAGATCGGCCATGGGGGAACGCTGGATCCGGATGTGGTGGGAGTGCTTCCGATAGCAGTTGGAAAGGCGACCCGGATGGTCGAATTCATGCAAGATGAAGGCAAGGTCTATGAAGGAGAAATCACTTTGGGATTTTCTACCACGACGGAGGATGCCAGCGGGGAAGTCGTAGAGCGGACCCCAGTGGAAGCACCTTTAGATGCAGGAGAGGTCGATCGCATGATTGCCCAAATGGTGGGAAAAATGGAGCAAGTACCACCTATGTATTCCGCTGTCAAGGTCAATGGACGTAAGCTCTATGAATATGCGCGGGCAGGAGAAGAAGTGGAACGCCCTGTCCGACAGGTAACCATTTATGAATTCACGCGCACTAGTGAGATTGGCTATGAAGAAGGCCTGGCCCGTTTTCGTTTCCGGGTCAAATGCAGCAAGGGCACCTATATCCGGACCTTGTCGGTGGATTTGGGTCAAAAACTGGGCTACGCAGCGCATATGTCCCATCTGACACGGACCAGTGCTGCCGGTTTGTCACTAGAAGATGCCCTGACCTTAGAAGAAGTGGCTGAAAAAGTAGCACAAGGAGATTTGAGCTTCCTTCACCCACTTGAAATTGGCACCGGGGATCTGGAAAAAGTAGAGCTGACAGTAGAAGAGGTTGGCGAAGTCCAAGTGGGACGCTTTATTCCAGTTGAGAGTGACTCCAAAGAGTTAGCTGCTTTTTACCAAGGAAAATTGGTAGCCATTTTAGAAAAAAGAGAAGAACTTTACAAACCTCGAAAAGTCTTTCTAACAGAAAGTGTGTTACAATAA